The DNA window TGCGTGAACGGACGATCCCGAGCCCGTTCCTGCGCGAGCTGCCCGAGGACTATCTGAAGGTCACCGACCGCGCCGGCCTGGACGACATTGATGCCCGAGGCGGCTATGGGGGCAGCGCGTCCCGCGACGACCACAACGCCGGCAAGCTCGGCTTCAAGCGGGGCCAGATGGTCCGGCATCCCACCTTCGGCCTCGGCCGGATCGACGAGATGACAGACACGGGCAGCGGCACTCGGGCCGTGATCCAATTCAACGCCGCGGGGCGGAAGACGCTGATTCTGGAGTACGCGCGGCTGGAGAAGGTCGGTTAGCTCACTGCTTCTTCCGGTGGGGCGGACATTCTTGTCTGACTCGCATGGCTGAGTGCCAGGCATTCTTGCCTGGTCGAAGTCATGAGAAAGAACGCCGACCTTCTCCGACGGCGATCATGCTCAGGCCGGCAGGAATGCCGGCAATCGCGAGATCGCGGCAGACAAGAATGTCTGCCTCACTGGAAAGGTTGCCCTACCGGGGTAACGCCTGTGGTTCCCCACGTTTCCCCCTTCCGGTATCCTCTCCGTTCGCCATTGTCTCACCGAGAACCACCGACGGAGGGCCGCGCCCATGCTGTTTGAACACGTCTTCGCCAACGCCAAGCGGGATCCAAGCCGCGTTCTGTTCATTGACGACCGCGGCCAGACGACCGCCGAGCAGTTCGCGAAAATGGTCGCTGGGTTCTCGATGCTGTTCCGCAGCCAGACGACGCAGCCGCGCATCGGCCTGTTCCTGCCGACGACGACGGCCTTCGCCGCCAGCTTTTACGGGGCGTTGGTTGCCGGCAAGACGGTGGTGCCGATCAACTTTCTGCTCGGCAAGAAAGAGATCGCGCACATCATCAAGGACAGTGGCATCGACACGATCGTGTCCGCCCCGCCGCTGATCGACCGCATCAAGGGGTTGCCGATCAAGCTGATCGACCTGAGCACGCTGCCCACGTCGGCTCCCGAAGGCATGACAATGCCGCCCCTGCCCACGCCCGCCGCGAGCGACCTGGCGGTCATCATGTACACCAGTGGCACGTCGGGCCTGCCCAAGGGCGTGATGCTGACGTACGGAAACCTGGCCGCCGACGCTCAGTCGGCGATCGACCACGCGCAGCTCAAGGGGGAGCATAAGTTCCTTGGCGTATTGCCGCTGTTCCACTCGACGGGCATGCTCGCGACGCTGCTCGCCCCGACGCAGCTCGGCGCAATGGTGCTCTACCAGGCCCGCTTCAGCCCGGTCGGCATGCTCCAGGCGATCCGCGATCATAAGCTGTCGCTGCTGGTGGCGGTGCCGAGCATGTATGGCGCGGTTGCTCGCCTGAAGAGTGCCGGGCCGGACGATCTTGCGCATGTCTACGCGGTGATCTCCGGCGGAGAGCCGTTGCCGGGGAACATCCGCGAAGCGTTCCTCGCCAAGTTCGGCAAGCCGATCATGGAAGGCTACGGCCTGACGGAAACCATCGGACCGATCTCATTCAACGTCCCCGGACGCCACAAGCCTGGGTCGGTCGGACAGATTGTGCCCGGCGCGACAATCAAGCTGATCGACGACAACGGCAATGAAGCGCCCCAGGGCCAGGACGGCGAAGTCTGGATGAAGGGCGCGATGATCATGGTCGGCTACAACAACCTCCCCAAGGAGACCGCCGAGGCACTGACGCCCGACGGCTTCTTCAAGAGCGGCGACCTGGGACACCTCGATGCCGACGGCTACCTCTACATCACCGGCCGCAAGAAGGACCTCATCATCGTCGCCGGTGAGAAAGCCGTGCCGCGCGAAATCGAGGAAATCCTGCTGACGCACCCGTCGCTGGCGCACGCGGCGGTGATCGGCAAGAAAGACCCGTCCCGCGGCGAAGTGGTGGTGGCGTTCGTCGTCCCCAAGGAAGGCGAAACCGTGAAGCCCGACGAACTGCGCGAGCACTGCCGCGCCGGTGGGCTGGTGCAATGGAAGATCCCACGCGAAGTATTCGTGGCGACCGAATTGCCCATGTCGCCGACGGGCAAGGTGCTCAAGCGCGTGTTGGCGGAACAGTTGGCGAAGCAGCCGACTTGAGCTGTATTCGCGACGGCATGGGCATGCAATAACGCCCTTGTCGGCTGGCGAGCAGCGAACACCGACGACACTTCGAACAAGGACGACACTTACCGAATGGTCGGATCGTACCGCTGAGGCTGGTGCAGCCAGTCCCGCTCGACGTACTCGACGTGGCCGTCGGCGAAACTCGCGTTGCCGTACCGTCCGCCGTTAAGGGTCAGTCCCGTGCTTTCGTCGTCGGGGAGCTTGCGCTTCTTGTCGTGGCGGATGGAGAGAAGGTCGATGGAGGCGTTTCGATCGAGAGACGAGTTGCAATCGTCGAGGGTGTTTTCGTCCTCTTCGTAGAACACTACTTTCTCGGTGGGGTTCAGGATTCTCGCGATCTTGAATTGTGACATCCGCAGGTTCATGGAGTAGCTGAACCGATACCCGCCGCTGCCGGTGTACTTCCGAGCCTGCACGTTGTCCGAAGGGCAGATCAGCAGTTCGCGATTCACCGGCCGGCCGAGGTAGGGGGCGAGGGTGGATTCGTCCAGGTTTCTGCCTGCATGCCAGTAGAAGCAGTCCAGCACCGACTGCGTGCCGGTAGCGGACTTGGGGTACGAGCCTTTATTCTCGTTGGCATACATGATGCACGCCGTCGCAATATTGCGAAGATTGCTCAGGCATTTGGTCCGATTACCCTGTTCCCGGGCCGCCGCGAGGCTGGGCAGAATGATGCTGATCAGCAGCGCAATGATGCCAATCACCACAAGGAGCTCCACGAGCGTAAAAGCAAGTCGCCCGTTTTTGTTCGTTCGCAGCGTCATCATCGTTTCCTCCGACATACTCCCGTTACTTCTGCACTTCAAAGATATGACGCTGGAGAATACCACGTGTTCGGCGGTCGGCCATAGGATTGCGGGGCACCAACTGATTGCGGCGTGACCGAACGACTCTTCTCGACACACATGAATCCCACCGACATCCATCACGACCGGGCGATGATCCTCTTCCAGCAGCGGCGGTACGACGACGCCGAGCGGGAGCTGCGATCGGCGCTCGGCCAGCAGCCGCACGACCCGCGCCTTCATGCCGTGCTGGCGATGACGCTGGCGCACCTGGATCGCTTCACCGACGCCTCGGCCGAGGCCGACCAGGCGGTCGGGCTGGGGCCGGACCTGGCGTTCGCGCACTTCGTCCGCGGGCTGGTGCTGCTGATGCGCCATCGCCACAACGAGGCCGAAGCCCCGGCGATGCAGGCCGTCGCGCTCAACCCCTACGACGCCGAGTACCACTGGCTCCTGGGCGCGATCCAGTTCGAGCAGCGCAAATACGCGCCGGCGCTGGAATCGGCTGACCTGGGCCTCTCGATCGACCCCGAGCACGCCGGCTGCATCAACCTGCGGGCGATGACGCTGGTCAAACTCGGCCGCAAGGACGAAGCCGGGCAGGCGATCGACGCCGCGCTGGCCAAGGACCCCGAGAACGCGCACACCCATGCCAACCGTGGCTGGACGCTGCTGCACCAGGGGGACCACAAGAAGGCGCTGGAGCATTTCCGCGAGGCGCTACGGTTGAATCCCGAGTTGGAATGGGCTCGGGCGGGCATCGTCGAAGCGCTCAAGGCGAAGAACCCCATCTACCGCGTGCTGCTCCGCTACTTCCTGTGGATGGGCAACCTCAGCCCGGGGGCACAGTGGGGCATTGTCATCGGCGGCTACCTGGGCTTCCGCGCCCTTAGTTCGGTCGCCGCGAGCAACCCCACCGCCGCAACGTACATCCGCCCGGTGCTGATCGCTTACGTCGTCTTCGCGGTCATGACCTGGCTCGCCGATCCGCTGTTCAACCTGCTGCTACGGCTGAGCAAGTTCGGCCGGTACGCCCTGTCGAAAAGGCAGACCTGGGCCAGCAACGTATTGGGCGTTCTGATCGGCGGCTGCGCGGCATCGGCGATCGCCGGGCTGGCGACGGGGAACTTCGCGTGGTTTGTGCTGGCGATCGTGCTCGGCGGACTGACGCTGCCGGCCGCCGGATGTTTCCGCCTGGCCAGGGGGTGGCCGACCAACGTGATGATCGCCGGCACCGGCATGCTCGCCCTGGCGGGCTTGTCGGCGGCAGGGTTGTCGTTTGTCATCGAAGCCACGCCCGACCCGACCAACGCCGCCGAGCTTACCGCGCTTTCGAACCTGAACGGCACGTTCGGATCGATCCTGAACGTCTTCGCATTCGGAATCATGATCAGTCAGTTTGCGTTCAATTATCTGCGCGGCATCCAGCCGCCGAAGTGAAGATGCTCAGGGCCGATGATTAGCGGTCGGCCACGTCCGGGCGAAGATCGACCTGCTCGACCTTCAATCCGTCCGCCGTTGGCGTGAACTCATAGATGCGGTCGGCGAACTGCCGAAACAGCGCCGGCGAATGATGGCTGATCATCACCACCTGAAAGCCGAGCGCGCTGCCGGCGTCGCGGATGATCTTCACCAGCTTCGGAACCAGGTCCGGAGACAGCCAGCAGTCCTGCTCGTCGAGCACCAGGAATCGGCGGTGTTGTTTCTCGTCCAATCGCGACAGCGCGAACAGCCGAAGCCCGACCGACAGAATGTTGGCGACCGATCCGCCGGTGCCCTTCATGATGTCTTCGGGCTGGCCGTCGCGTTCGATGTGCATGTCGAGGATAGCCGCCCCGCGCTTGAAGTCCGGCGAGACCTTCAGCTTGATCGCCTGGCCAAGCACTTCCTGGAGCGCGAGGGTGAGATTGCGTTCAAGGATTGCCGACAGCTTGCCGAACATCTCCTGCCCGAGGATTTCCAGCGCCGACTCCACCGCCGGGGCGATGTTGAGGAAGCGTTTGACCTCTTCGAGTTGAGCTTCCTTGCGGTGCTGCTCGGCCATCAGGGCGCGTTGCTGGCCGGTGAGGCGTTCGAAACGGTGGCGGAGTGGCTCCGGCGAGGCGAGATTGTGGGATAGCAGGTCTGACATCGCCGACCACCCAGGGCGCGCTGAAGGCACTGGCACCGATCAGGCCCCGGCGATGGGCACGCCATGCTTCTTGCACAGGTTCCGCAGCGCCGTCACCGCGACGCCGAAGAGTTCCGGCCCTGTTTCGCCGTGGGAATGACCGGCGACCTTCAGGTGGGGTTCCATTGTCACGAAGCCGCGGTACCCGCTCTTGTAGGCGTCTTCGAGGATAGGACCGATCTGGCCGTCGCCTTCGCCGGCGGGAACAACATGACCGTCCGCCATGCGCGCGTCCTTGATGTGAATGTGAACCGTGTACGGCTTGAGCAACTTCCAGTTGTCGGCCGGGTTCTCGCCGACCTGCACGAAGTTGGCAAAGTCGAACGCACACCGGAGCTTGCCGGAATCGACCGACTTCATCATGTCCAGGCAACGCCGGCCGATGTCTCCGTAGATGCCCTTCTCGTTTTCGTGAACCATCGTCACGGGGTGATCGACGATGTACGCCACCTTCTCGCGGAACCGGCGGATCACTTCGTCGCGAATCGGATCGAGCGGCCCCTTGCCTTCGCCGCCGGCCGGGTAATAGCTGAACACCCGGATGAACGACGATTCAAAGTACTCGGCGATCTCGACGGCCTTCTTGAACCGGTCGAAGTGCTCGGCCCAAGGCTTGTCGATCGCGACCTTACCGATCGGCGAACCGATCGAAATCACGCCCAACCCGTTGTCGGCGAGCTTGGTCTTGATCTCACGCCGCTCGTCGGCGGTGAAGTCCATGACGTTCTTGCCGAACACGCCGCGCAGTTCAAAGTGCGAGACACCGTTGGCACGGCAAACGCGAATCTGATCGTCAAGGTTCGGGCCGATTTCGTCGGCAAAAGCGCTGAGTTGGAGCATGGCGGAATGGTGAAGGGGAAAGGGGCGGACGTCAAGCTTTGGCGTTCGACGCATTGCATTTCATGCCGGACGCCTAGCGACGTCGCAATGCAGCTCTACCCCATCCGCACCGCGTACACCGGCGGCAGGTGCTCTTCGAGCTTCTGCCAGGCCGCCCCGCCGTTCTCGCTGACGTACACATTCCCCGTCGTCGAGCCGAACACCAGCAGGTCGCCGCTGTCGTCGATGTCCAGGCAATGGCGGAAGACCAGGTCATAGTTGTGATGCTGCGGCAGGCCGACGCGCTGCTCCTGAAAGCTGCGGCCGCCGTCGCGGGTTTTCAGGACGACCAGCTTGCCGTCGGGCGGGTAGCGCTTTTCGTCCTTCACCATCGGGATGAACCACGCCGTGTCGGCGTCGTGCGGATGGACGACCACGGCAAAGCCGCTCTGGCCGGGGCGTTGCGCGGTGATCTCCTCCCACTTCCGACAGCCGTCGGTGCTGCGGAAAATACCGTTGTGGTGCTGCGTCCAGAACACATCCGGCGACGACGGCGATTGCACCACCCGGTGCGGGTCCTGGACGATCGGGTCGAACTGCTTTTCCGGCGGCATGAACTCGGCCCGCATGCCCTGGCTGGCGACTTCCCATGTGTCGCCGTTGTCGCGCGTCAGCCAGCATCCGCCGCACGAAACACCGGCCACGAGCGTTCTGGAATCGCGTGGGTCGAGGCAGATGGAATGGATGCCCGGCTGATCGGCACCGCCGCCCATCCACTTCTTCCGGTCGGGGTGATCCCAAAGCGGTCGATTGATCGACCAGGAATCGCCGCGGTCGGTGGAATGAAACAGCCCGCCGGGAATGGTTCCGCACCAGAGTTCGCCGGGAGCGCCGCCGGCTTCCAGCGACCAGATCAGCTTCAGTGACCAGGGAATCTCTTTGCCGAATCCGTCGATCTCGGGCGGCGCGCCTTCGGGCTTCTCGGGGTACTTGGGGACGGCAATTTCCTTCCAGGTCGAGCCGCCATCGTCCGAGCGGTGCAGCTTGCCGCCGAAGTGCCCGTGATCCAGGGCGGCGTAGACCGCGCCGTCGCGGCGGTCGACGAGCACCATCGGCGAGTTGTCGCCAACAAAATGGGCATCGGTGACGGCCCATTTCCCGTTGAGGGGCGAGATCGTGAACAAACCTTTGCGAGTGGAGATGAAGACGCGTTTGGACATGTGGTTCCCCGAACTGAGGTGCGAAGGCGTTGGACGCAGGCAGTAAAGGTGACGGTGCCGCCGAACGACCGCACTCGCGGCACCGGACGGATCCCTTCGCCAGTTACTCTCCTCGGCGGTGGGTGATCCCGCCGATCAACTCTTCGTAACTGTACAGATTATCGTCGCGGGAAAGATAGTCGCGGTCGGGGCCGGCGGAGAGGAAAAAATAGGGCTTGTCGCGCGGGGCGGTGCCGATCCAGGGGTGCATCTGCGACATGAAGACGATCGGGCTGCCCCAGGCGTCGCGGACGAGCGACACATCGAACACGCTGACCGGCAGGCCGGACATCATCGTATCCGACTGCGGCGACTCGGCCCGAAGGGCCCGGACTGTGTCGCGGCTGTTGGCCAGCGCAGCCCGCAGAAGCAGCGGCCGCTGATCGCCAACCCGCGCCGGCGACGTTGCCGGCCGACTGCCCGGACGCGCCTCGAACGCCGACTCCGGCGCCACCGCACCCGGCGGTGGGAACGCCGTCACCTCCGGCACGCGCCCCTGGTTGCGGTCGGCGTACTGCGTCATCATGGTATCGAGTTGCCGAAGAATGGTTTCGGTCAGCGCCTGGGCCGAGCGTTCGCGGACGTCGCGCGCCAGCGAGACCATCAGCCCCAGCACGATCACCAGCATCGCGACGGTGGTCAGCATCTCCAGCAGGGTGAATGCCCCCCGCGCCCGCGCGGAAGCGTGAGTAGAGCCGGAGATCAGAACGCGCTCCGCGAGAAGTTGGCGACGTCGTCGCACTTGTTGGCGGGGGTCAGGGTGGCGGCGGATGGCATGCCATACAGTTCATCGGGGCCGGCAGACCACAGGAGGTAGTCGCCGGTATAGGCCGGCGACGGACCGGCCGAGCCGTCGGTCTTGGCACCCATGATGAAAAGGAACTTGGTCCGACCGGCGGCGACCGCCGGCGATGCCGCGTGGGAATCCAGCAGCGCCATATTGTTGTCGTTCGTGTTGAACATCGGGCGGACACCGGCCGCCGAAAGCGTGTAGCTGGCGTTCCAGATGTAGCCCTGGGCTGATGTAAGCTGCGCCGACTTGAAACCAGGGAAGTACAGGATCTCCTTCCCGTTGCGATCGAGGATCTTCGGATTCGCCGCGTTGCTGTCGAGTTTGAACTTGTCGGGCTCAAGGTACGGCCCGTAAGCCTTGCCCTGCACCGTGGTGCCGATCGCCGTCCGCGTCCGGAATCCGAACCCGTCCTTGCCGTCGGCACCGGTCCCCGTCGCGGGGCCGGGCGCGATCAACGCCCGGCACAACACGACCGAACCCGTCTGGCTGGGAGTCGTGCCGGTGCCGTAGACCCGAGGGATGTCGCCGTGGTCCTGGCGATAGGCTTCCAGCGCCGTGGCGATGGATTGCAGGTCGGCCGCCATGCGCGTCCGAACACCCTGGTTGTAAGCGCGGTTGACCGCCGGCAGGACAATGCCCATCAGCACCAGCGCGATCCCGATGACTACGAGAAGTTCCACCAGCGTGAACCCGCCACGGCGCGACACGCGGGATCGCGATTCGAGGATTTCCGTTCGGTTCGTCATGTCTGGTTGGGTCAGGTGGGAAAGCGGTTCAGTTCAAAATCGGAGAGGATCCCTCAGCGTGCGCCGCCGAAGAAAATGTCGTCACGAGTGCCGAAGACCCGATCAGGGCCGGCGCTGACGAGGATGAACTTATCCTTGCCCCGGGGCTCGGTGGAAACGTTCGGATGACGCATGTAGTCATCGAGCGAGGCGAAGATGTCCGGGTCGGACGCGACAAAGTTAAAGTCGCCCGGGAAGCCGGCGTTGGCGCCACGCTTGTAGTAGTTGAACTCGTAGGTTGTGTACTGCTTAAGCGCGGCGGCGGCCGGATTCTGCGTCGCCATGGGCGAGGCTATACCGGCCGCACCGGCGTTCGCCCGAAGGTAGATGATCGGCCGAGCCTGGCTGTAGGCGTCGTGAAACTCGGGGAAGCCGGAGTCGCGCGTCGGTGCTGCCGGCGGTATGCCGGCCTGATCGAGGTTGGTCGCCGCACACCCCGTGAGCGAAAACGGCAGCAGCGGCATGTTGGCACCCGGCGCGATGTCGATGTACGGCGTGCGGCGGGTGCGGCTGACGACCGACGGTGAGAAACTCATCGGGCCCTTGCCGATCGTGTACTTCGCGCCAGTCGAATTAAGTTCACACGTCGCCGGCCCGGTCAGATTGGCCGCTACCGGCTCCAGACCGCCGGCCAGCGCCGCCGCACCGGCTTCGCTCATCGTAAGCCTTGTACCCGCGCCCGGAGGTGCCGATGTAAACGTGACCGCCACCCCGGCCGCGATCTGAGCATTGCTGTACAACCCCGGATACGACTTTTCGTCCAAAAAGTAGCGTTCCATCGCGCCGGCGATCGCCGCGATGGTGCTCTGCGTCTTGGCCGACTGCGCCTGCACCTGAACCCGACCGACCACCGGCAGCAGGATCGACAACAGCAGCGTGATGATGCCGATCACCACGAGCAGCTCAATCAGCGTGAACCCTGCCGGGCGGGACGACGACAAACGTTGGCGGCGGTCGATCATGGGGCCCTCAGTCGTACCCGGTACGGAGTACCGGATACCTAGAAATCTGTCTTCAGCTCGCGGCGTGCTCCGTGCTCGGCACTCGAGACTACTTGCTCGTCATGCCTTCGATCAGCGAGATCATCGGCATGAACAGTGCGATAACGATGAACCCGACGATCACGCCGAGCACCACCACCATCACCGGCTCAAGAATGCTGATCAGCGAAGCCACCAGCACGTCCACGTCCGAGTCGTAATTGTCCGCGACCTTGATGAGCATCTTATCAAGATCGCCCGTCTCTTCACCGACGTCGATCATGTTCACCACGATCGTATCGCAGACTTTGGTCGCCTTCAGCGGCTCGGCCATGGATTCGCCTTCGCGGATCGCGTCGTGAACCTTGACCAGGGCGCGGGAATAGACCTCGTTGCCGCAGGTTTCCTTGGTGATCGTGAGGGCTTCCAGGATCGGCACGCCGGCACTGATGAGCGTACCGAGCGTACGGGTGAAGCGGGCGATGGACGTCTTGCCCAGGATGCTTCCCAGAATCGGCACTTTCAGCAGGATGACGTCGGTCGCATAGCGGCCGCCCTCGCTGATGCGGATCAATCGCCACGCCAGCGCGACGACGAACGGGAACGCAATCACATACATCCAGCCGTTGTTGGCCATGAAGTCCGAGATGTCGATCAGGAGCTGGGTGGGTCCGGGGAGCTTGAGCTTGAAGTCGTCGAAGATCTTTTTGAACTTCGGAATCACGACGATCATGATCATCGACACGATACCGACGGCGATCGTGATGACGACCGCCGGGTAGATCATGGCACCGATGACCTTCTTTTTCAGCCGGGCGGCCTTTTCCATGAAGTCGGCAAGGCGGGCGAGGATCAGGTCGAGCACGCCGCCCGCTTCGCCGGCGGCGATCATGTTCGTGTAGAGCTTGTCGAACGCCTTGGGGTACTTCGCCATCGCGTCGGAGAGCGAGCCACCGGCCTCAACCTCGTCGGCCACGCCGCCGACGATCGCCTTCAACAACCCCGGCTTCTGCTGCTGCTCGAGAATCTGGAGAGACCTCAGGATGGGCAGGCCGGCGTCCTGAAGGGTGGACAACTGGCGGGTGAAGTTCACCAATTGCTTCCGCGGCACTCCGCCGATCGCCATCGGCATCTTCTTCTTGGGTGCCCCTGAAGCCTTGCCACCGGCTTTCTTGGCGACCTTCTTCTTGGCCGCCTGCTCGCGGATTTTGGTGGGATATTGCCCCTTGGCCCGAATCTTCTGAATTGCCTCTTCGTTCGATTCGGCTTCCACCTCGTCCTTGACCTCCTGACCGGAGGCGTTCATCGCTTCGTAGGCAAAAACGGGCATATATCACGACTCCAAAGCGGGGTGACAGAATCGAGCTGCGGAGACACCTAAGGCATTATAGGCGATGGGCTTAACGCGAACCACCGCCGATTCGCCGCCCGGGCCTCCTCACGCAACATCAGGGCCGAACGAATGGTTCGCGCTGTCCACCATCCGCACGCCCCCTATGAAACCGCATCGGCGACGCGTTGGCAACTGAAACCTTTTGCGTCAGGCCTACGGTCCAACCTTCGTGCGGCCCAGGATTGAACGCCAAGACGCCCAGACGCCAAGTGTTGCGGTGCCACGGGTCGCGGTACTCCGAGACCCGTGCGTCAAGTCGCGTCGTCTCGGCACGCCACACCGGCAAGCAAAGGTACCCTAGCTCCAGGCAAACCCGCTTAGGAACTCGTCGAATTGAACCACCTGCTGTCGCGCAATCCCAAGTGATCTGGCGTTCGGATTGAACACGAAGGACACGAAGGCACGAAGAGCCACAAAGAAGAGTCGGATGATCAGAACAGGCGTCAAAAGCCTTGACGCGACATTCTCTTCGTGAACCTTCGTGCCTTCGTGTTAAATCTGAGCCCAAGTCGGTCGTGCGGTATGGAGTTCTTGAAGTAGTCGTCGGCGTAGCGTGGCACCACACCCCCCAGGCTCGCACCGCCGGCGGCGGTCCGAGTACACTCCCCCCGTGCACATCGCCGACGAATACCTTCACCACCTCGACACCCACGGCTACGCCGTCGTGCCCGACTTCCTGTCCAAAGACGAGCTGCTGGCGGCCCGGCGGAACCTGTTTCAGTACTTCCCGCCGCCCGAAGAGCTCTGGTCGACACCCAAGCGATACGACTTCATCTTCGACGACCCCGCGCACCTTCAGATCGAGTTTCCGTTCATGGGCAACCCGCTGAACGACCTCGCCACGCATCCCGATCTCATCGACGTCGTCGAACGAGCCCTGGGCGACAAAGAGGTTCTGCTCACGCAGGCGGCGATCTGGGCGAAGTACGCCGGCACCGGCGAGTTCGGCCAAGAAATGCACCTCGATTATCAGGGGAACACGCTGGTCGTGCCGCGCGACGAGGGCACCTTCCGCCAGGTGAACATGATCCTGTACTACACCGACGTAACGGCCGACCTGGGCGCGACGCGGGTCGTCAGTAAAACCAAGACCAGGAATGAATCACTCTGGCCCCCGTTCCGCCCGCGCAAAAAGTACCCCAAGCTCTACGCCGACGAGGTGGCGATTGAGGCCAAGGCCGGCAGCCTGCTGATGTTCCAGATGGGCACCTTACACCGCGCCGGCGAGATGACCGCCGACGCCCCGGCCGCCCGGTTCACGCAGCACCTGGTCTGGCGGTCGGCGAAACACCACTTTGCCGGCTATCACCTCTGGAGCCGAATGGGGGAGAACGACGACCTCGAGCGGTTCAT is part of the Humisphaera borealis genome and encodes:
- a CDS encoding tetratricopeptide repeat protein, whose translation is MNPTDIHHDRAMILFQQRRYDDAERELRSALGQQPHDPRLHAVLAMTLAHLDRFTDASAEADQAVGLGPDLAFAHFVRGLVLLMRHRHNEAEAPAMQAVALNPYDAEYHWLLGAIQFEQRKYAPALESADLGLSIDPEHAGCINLRAMTLVKLGRKDEAGQAIDAALAKDPENAHTHANRGWTLLHQGDHKKALEHFREALRLNPELEWARAGIVEALKAKNPIYRVLLRYFLWMGNLSPGAQWGIVIGGYLGFRALSSVAASNPTAATYIRPVLIAYVVFAVMTWLADPLFNLLLRLSKFGRYALSKRQTWASNVLGVLIGGCAASAIAGLATGNFAWFVLAIVLGGLTLPAAGCFRLARGWPTNVMIAGTGMLALAGLSAAGLSFVIEATPDPTNAAELTALSNLNGTFGSILNVFAFGIMISQFAFNYLRGIQPPK
- a CDS encoding type II secretion system protein — encoded protein: MTNRTEILESRSRVSRRGGFTLVELLVVIGIALVLMGIVLPAVNRAYNQGVRTRMAADLQSIATALEAYRQDHGDIPRVYGTGTTPSQTGSVVLCRALIAPGPATGTGADGKDGFGFRTRTAIGTTVQGKAYGPYLEPDKFKLDSNAANPKILDRNGKEILYFPGFKSAQLTSAQGYIWNASYTLSAAGVRPMFNTNDNNMALLDSHAASPAVAAGRTKFLFIMGAKTDGSAGPSPAYTGDYLLWSAGPDELYGMPSAATLTPANKCDDVANFSRSAF
- a CDS encoding type II secretion system protein, with amino-acid sequence MIDRRQRLSSSRPAGFTLIELLVVIGIITLLLSILLPVVGRVQVQAQSAKTQSTIAAIAGAMERYFLDEKSYPGLYSNAQIAAGVAVTFTSAPPGAGTRLTMSEAGAAALAGGLEPVAANLTGPATCELNSTGAKYTIGKGPMSFSPSVVSRTRRTPYIDIAPGANMPLLPFSLTGCAATNLDQAGIPPAAPTRDSGFPEFHDAYSQARPIIYLRANAGAAGIASPMATQNPAAAALKQYTTYEFNYYKRGANAGFPGDFNFVASDPDIFASLDDYMRHPNVSTEPRGKDKFILVSAGPDRVFGTRDDIFFGGAR
- a CDS encoding P-loop NTPase family protein; translated protein: MSDLLSHNLASPEPLRHRFERLTGQQRALMAEQHRKEAQLEEVKRFLNIAPAVESALEILGQEMFGKLSAILERNLTLALQEVLGQAIKLKVSPDFKRGAAILDMHIERDGQPEDIMKGTGGSVANILSVGLRLFALSRLDEKQHRRFLVLDEQDCWLSPDLVPKLVKIIRDAGSALGFQVVMISHHSPALFRQFADRIYEFTPTADGLKVEQVDLRPDVADR
- a CDS encoding sugar phosphate isomerase/epimerase family protein produces the protein MLQLSAFADEIGPNLDDQIRVCRANGVSHFELRGVFGKNVMDFTADERREIKTKLADNGLGVISIGSPIGKVAIDKPWAEHFDRFKKAVEIAEYFESSFIRVFSYYPAGGEGKGPLDPIRDEVIRRFREKVAYIVDHPVTMVHENEKGIYGDIGRRCLDMMKSVDSGKLRCAFDFANFVQVGENPADNWKLLKPYTVHIHIKDARMADGHVVPAGEGDGQIGPILEDAYKSGYRGFVTMEPHLKVAGHSHGETGPELFGVAVTALRNLCKKHGVPIAGA
- a CDS encoding type II secretion system F family protein — encoded protein: MPVFAYEAMNASGQEVKDEVEAESNEEAIQKIRAKGQYPTKIREQAAKKKVAKKAGGKASGAPKKKMPMAIGGVPRKQLVNFTRQLSTLQDAGLPILRSLQILEQQQKPGLLKAIVGGVADEVEAGGSLSDAMAKYPKAFDKLYTNMIAAGEAGGVLDLILARLADFMEKAARLKKKVIGAMIYPAVVITIAVGIVSMIMIVVIPKFKKIFDDFKLKLPGPTQLLIDISDFMANNGWMYVIAFPFVVALAWRLIRISEGGRYATDVILLKVPILGSILGKTSIARFTRTLGTLISAGVPILEALTITKETCGNEVYSRALVKVHDAIREGESMAEPLKATKVCDTIVVNMIDVGEETGDLDKMLIKVADNYDSDVDVLVASLISILEPVMVVVLGVIVGFIVIALFMPMISLIEGMTSK
- a CDS encoding type II secretion system protein, which gives rise to MMTLRTNKNGRLAFTLVELLVVIGIIALLISIILPSLAAAREQGNRTKCLSNLRNIATACIMYANENKGSYPKSATGTQSVLDCFYWHAGRNLDESTLAPYLGRPVNRELLICPSDNVQARKYTGSGGYRFSYSMNLRMSQFKIARILNPTEKVVFYEEDENTLDDCNSSLDRNASIDLLSIRHDKKRKLPDDESTGLTLNGGRYGNASFADGHVEYVERDWLHQPQRYDPTIR
- a CDS encoding WD40/YVTN/BNR-like repeat-containing protein, with translation MSKRVFISTRKGLFTISPLNGKWAVTDAHFVGDNSPMVLVDRRDGAVYAALDHGHFGGKLHRSDDGGSTWKEIAVPKYPEKPEGAPPEIDGFGKEIPWSLKLIWSLEAGGAPGELWCGTIPGGLFHSTDRGDSWSINRPLWDHPDRKKWMGGGADQPGIHSICLDPRDSRTLVAGVSCGGCWLTRDNGDTWEVASQGMRAEFMPPEKQFDPIVQDPHRVVQSPSSPDVFWTQHHNGIFRSTDGCRKWEEITAQRPGQSGFAVVVHPHDADTAWFIPMVKDEKRYPPDGKLVVLKTRDGGRSFQEQRVGLPQHHNYDLVFRHCLDIDDSGDLLVFGSTTGNVYVSENGGAAWQKLEEHLPPVYAVRMG
- a CDS encoding class I adenylate-forming enzyme family protein — protein: MLFEHVFANAKRDPSRVLFIDDRGQTTAEQFAKMVAGFSMLFRSQTTQPRIGLFLPTTTAFAASFYGALVAGKTVVPINFLLGKKEIAHIIKDSGIDTIVSAPPLIDRIKGLPIKLIDLSTLPTSAPEGMTMPPLPTPAASDLAVIMYTSGTSGLPKGVMLTYGNLAADAQSAIDHAQLKGEHKFLGVLPLFHSTGMLATLLAPTQLGAMVLYQARFSPVGMLQAIRDHKLSLLVAVPSMYGAVARLKSAGPDDLAHVYAVISGGEPLPGNIREAFLAKFGKPIMEGYGLTETIGPISFNVPGRHKPGSVGQIVPGATIKLIDDNGNEAPQGQDGEVWMKGAMIMVGYNNLPKETAEALTPDGFFKSGDLGHLDADGYLYITGRKKDLIIVAGEKAVPREIEEILLTHPSLAHAAVIGKKDPSRGEVVVAFVVPKEGETVKPDELREHCRAGGLVQWKIPREVFVATELPMSPTGKVLKRVLAEQLAKQPT